The Apium graveolens cultivar Ventura chromosome 6, ASM990537v1, whole genome shotgun sequence genome contains a region encoding:
- the LOC141666006 gene encoding protein JINGUBANG-like: MTSTSTTTPTLPRTKFGNLIKFDINSLHYHEDSDGELYNHHHQHHHHRLENRSATPSPSSYNTTPNASPYTSFSPWNQPISSFINSPWLQPTPDFNLNQPGLIGSLVREQGHIYSLAVSRDLLYTGSDSKNIHVWKDMQKFSGFKSNASGLVKAIVVSKQRVIFTAHQDGKIRVWRLGKNNLYKRIGSLPSTKDYIVCSMNKKKYVEIRRHKKVPWIRHFDVVSCMSLDEQHGILYSGSWDRTIKVWRLSDYKCIESFNAHDDAVNAVAACYGGFVFSGGADGKVKMWRKELVGKYTKHVLVEILLKGESAVTSVVVADECRAVYCGASDGMVSYWWRERGNLEYGGALRGHKMAVLCLVTPGKLVISGSADKSICVWRREDDGKHLWLRVLTGHGGPVKCLAVEAEEEGADEDGGDDQRWRLYSGSFDKSIKVWSVSENDYQ; this comes from the coding sequence ATGACATCAACAAGTACTACTACTCCTACTCTCCCAAGAACCAAATTCGGAAACCTAATCAAGTTTGACATAAACAGTTTACACTACCATGAAGACAGTGATGGTGAATTATATAACCATCATCACCAACACCACCACCACCGTCTCGAAAACCGCTCTGCAACGCCAAGCCCCTCATCATACAATACCACTCCTAATGCCTCACCGTACACTTCGTTTTCGCCATGGAACCAACCTATCTCATCTTTCATAAATTCTCCATGGCTTCAACCAACACCCGATTTTAACTTAAATCAACCAGGGCTTATCGGCTCGTTAGTCCGTGAACAAGGTCACATTTATTCGTTAGCCGTCTCGCGTGACTTGTTGTACACGGGATCAGATAGCAAGAACATTCACGTATGGAAAGACATGCAAAAGTTCTCGGGGTTCAAATCAAACGCTAGCGGATTAGTTAAAGCAATTGTTGTATCGAAACAACGAGTAATTTTCACAGCTCATCAAGACGgtaaaattagggtttggagaTTAGGTAAAAACAATCTGTACAAACGTATTGGAAGTTTACCTAGTACTAAAGATTATATAGTATGTTCGATGAACAAGAAAAAATATGTCGAAATTCGACGACATAAAAAGGTGCCTTGGATTCGACATTTCGATGTTGTTTCATGCATGAGTTTAGATGAACAACATGGGATTTTGTACTCGGGTTCATGGGATAGAACAATTAAGGTTTGGAGATTATCGGATTACAAATGCATTGAATCATTTAATGCACATGATGACGCGGTGAATGCTGTGGCGGCATGTTATGGTGGTTTTGTGTTCTCCGGTGGAGCCGACGGGAAGGTGAAAATGTGGAGGAAAGAGCTTGTAGGGAAATATACTAAACATGTGTTAGTGGAAATTTTGTTGAAAGGTGAAAGTGCCGTCACCTCGGTGGTGGTGGCGGACGAGTGTAGGGCAGTGTACTGCGGCGCGTCTGATGGGATGGTTAGTTATTGGTGGCGTGAGAGGGGGAATTTGGAGTACGGTGGGGCGTTGAGAGGGCACAAAATGGCTGTTTTGTGTTTGGTGACGCCAGGGAAATTGGTGATTAGTGGGTCGGCTGATAAGAGTATATGTGTGTGGAGGAGAGAGGATGATGGAAAACATTTGTGGTTGAGGGTTTTGACGGGGCACGGTGGTCCGGTGAAGTGTTTGGCGGTGGAGGCGGAGGAAGAAGGTGCTGATGAAGATGGAGGGGATGATCAACGGTGGAGATTGTATAGTGGGAGTTTCGACAAGTCTATTAAAGTATGGAGTGTGTCGGAAAATGATTATCAATAG
- the LOC141666008 gene encoding uncharacterized protein LOC141666008, with amino-acid sequence MGEAEDPPIEGEGIEEVIQEMETMLEGTETPEEISLNAIDGHKSMGTVRLLGTIKKHPVSILIDSGSTHSFIDKALVKRLKIAAEVISPLIVTAADESQVLVKTACKQLNYSIQGHLFNTEMRLFSLGGSDMVLGVDWLQKHNPVTFDFNLVNITINKEGDQVILQGERNTGSLKTISCKKLNKLIQQKGTTSQGFLCLISACPEESVEVPTPAILPEIQTLIKNYPDIFEEPKGLPPSRSHDHHIPLLQGS; translated from the coding sequence ATGGGAGAAGCTGAGGATCCACCGATAGAGGGAGAAGGAATTGAGGAAGTAATTCAAGAAATGGAAACAATGTTGGAAGGAACAGAGACACCAGAGGAGATTTCATTAAATGCTATTGATGGCCATAAATCAATGGGAACGGTAAGATTGTTGGGTACAATAAAGAAACATCCAGTTAGCATTTTGATAGATAGTGGTTCGACCCACAGTTTCATTGACAAAGCATTAGTAAAGAGATTGAAAATAGCTGCAGAAGTTATTTCTCCCTTGATTGTGACAGCAGCTGATGAGAGTCAAGTACTAGTAAAAACTGCTTGTAAACAGCTCAATTACAGCATTCAAGGCCATCTGTTTAACACAGAAATGAGGTTGTTCTCACTTGGGGGGTCAGACATGGTACTGGGAGTTGACTGGTTACAAAAACATAACCCAGTTACCTTTGACTTCAATCTAGTTAACATCACCATTAACAAGGAGGGAGATCAAGTAATTCTGCAAGGAGAAAGGAACACTGGAAGCCTAAAAACTATTAGTTGCAAGAAATTGAATAAGCTGATTCAACAGAAGGGTACTACATCTCAGGGATTTTTATGTCTAATTAGTGCTTGCCCGGAAGAAAGCGTCGAGGTGCCAACACCAGCAATATTACCAGAGATTCAGACACTGATAAAAAATTACCCGGATATTTTTGAAGAGCCAAAAGGCTTACCTCCTAGCAGAAGTCATGATCATCATATCCCTCTCCTACAGGGAAGCTAA
- the LOC141666007 gene encoding uncharacterized protein LOC141666007: MNTVLQEAIKQAQNKYKFYADKKRKEVILKVGDWVFLKLQPYRQISVAVQKYLKLSHKFFGPYLILAQIGPVAYKLQLPPGSQVHPVFHFSMLKKKVGSKHIITTELPKLVPEGQFLVYPYKVLQIRSAKKNNHVVAQWLVQWSHYIPEDATWEDAAVMVE, from the coding sequence ATGAATACAGTGTTGCAGGAGGCTATAAAGCAAGCTCAGAATAAATATAAGTTTTATGCTGATAAGAAGAGAAAGGAAGTGATTCTGAAGGTGGGAGATTGGGTGTTCTTGAAATTGCAGCCTTATAGGCAAATATCTGTGGCCGTGCAGAAGTATCTTAAATTGTCACACAAGTTCTTCGGACCATATCTTATATTGGCACAAATTGGCCCTGTAGCATACAAGTTGCAGTTACCACCTGGAAGCCAAGTACATCCTGTTTTCCATTTCAGTATGTTGAAGAAAAAAGTTGGCTCAAAGCACATTATCACTACGGAATTGCCTAAACTGGTTCCTGAAGGCCAATTCCTAGTGTATCCATACAAAGTTTTGCAGATTAGATCAGCAAAGAAGAATAACCATGTTGTTGCACAATGGTTAGTTCAATGGTCTCATTATATTCCAGAGGATGCCACGTGGGAGGATGCAGCAGTAATGGTGGAGTAG